A portion of the Pseudomonas protegens CHA0 genome contains these proteins:
- the lolD gene encoding lipoprotein-releasing ABC transporter ATP-binding protein LolD — protein MSEKAILSCRDLGKSYEEGPESVVVLSGLQLELHPGERVAIVGTSGSGKSTLLNLLGGLDTPSKGSVWLAGEELSALGEKARGQLRNRALGFVYQFHHLLPEFTALENVCMPLLIGRTPIPEARQRATALLERVGLGHRLEHKPAELSGGERQRVAIARALVNKPGLVMLDEPTGNLDSHTAQGIQDLMLELSTSMRTAFLVVTHDMNLARQMDRVLHLQEGHLVAI, from the coding sequence ATGAGTGAAAAAGCAATCCTGAGCTGCCGCGACCTGGGCAAGTCCTATGAGGAAGGCCCGGAATCGGTGGTGGTCCTGTCTGGCCTGCAACTGGAGCTGCACCCGGGTGAGCGAGTGGCCATCGTCGGCACTTCCGGCTCGGGCAAGAGTACCTTGCTCAACCTGCTGGGCGGCCTGGATACGCCATCCAAGGGCAGCGTCTGGCTGGCGGGCGAGGAGCTTTCTGCGCTGGGCGAGAAGGCCCGCGGCCAGTTGCGCAACCGCGCCCTGGGCTTCGTCTACCAGTTCCACCACCTGCTGCCGGAGTTCACCGCGCTGGAGAACGTCTGCATGCCGCTGCTGATTGGCCGCACGCCGATCCCGGAAGCCCGTCAGCGTGCCACCGCGCTGCTGGAGCGGGTCGGGCTCGGCCATCGGCTGGAGCACAAACCGGCCGAGCTGTCCGGTGGCGAGCGCCAGCGGGTGGCCATTGCCCGGGCGCTGGTGAACAAGCCGGGGCTGGTGATGCTCGATGAGCCCACCGGCAACCTCGACTCGCACACGGCCCAGGGAATTCAGGACCTGATGCTGGAGCTCAGTACCTCGATGCGCACCGCCTTCCTGGTGGTGACCCACGACATGAACCTGGCTCGACAGATGGACCGCGTACTGCACCTGCAAGAAGGTCACCTGGTCGCTATCTGA